A region of Colletotrichum higginsianum IMI 349063 chromosome 10, whole genome shotgun sequence DNA encodes the following proteins:
- a CDS encoding Type I polyketide synthase, producing MAPYMSHGSSSSELSSPVDGMHSPRGGPADPVAVIGMSCKFSGEATTPEKLWQLVVDGRDGWTTIPKSRFNADAFYDTDHAKIGMSNVVGGHFLKEDVAEFDASFFNFTAEIAKAMDPQIRLLLESVFETSENAGVPLQKLAGSDTSVFVGSFSRDYHDSLLRDPDTLPRTTLTGNGVAMMSNRISHFFDLRGPSLTTDTGCSASLAALHLAVNSIRNGESRMAIVGASNLLLNPDPFIIMSSLGVLGADGRCFAWDSRANGYGRGEGMATLLLKPLRDAMADGDPIHAVIRETAINQDGKTPTITSPSSEAQEELIRACYRRAGLDPAKTPYVEAHMTGTPTGDPIEAKAISCVFGKGRGVSNPVLVGSIKTNLGHLEASSGIVGVIKAIMMLKHGVIPPSLNYEQANPNIDMNSLGVQVPTSTREWPKDMPRRISVNNYGYGGTNGHVIIDGAVEHVREYSTAAERFDHPRLIVMSSKDFNVTNRMVANLKDYLEVRKSSDQKVSLDDLAYTLHARRSHFSWRAAISSTSCHEDITEALEDPTRKTVALAKEAPRIGYVFNGQGAQWHAMGRELIAIYPVFRKALLQADIVLEDYGADWSLIEELQRGEKSTRVNEPRLSQPVCVALQVCLVDLLNSWGIHPSAVASHSSGEIAAAYAAGALTFEEALGVAYFRGHLTEKHHSASRVPGGMMAVGLGAEDALS from the exons ATGGCACCGTACATGAGTCATGGAAGTTCCTCGTCTGAGCTCAGCTCCCCAGTGGACGGCATGCATTCGCCTAGAGGAGGGCCAGCAGATCCAGTCGCAGTTATTGGGATGAGCTGCAAGTTCTCTGGCGAAGCGACAACACCAGAGAAGCTCTGGCAGCTTGTTGTCGACGGTAGAGACGGCTGGACGACCATACCAAAGTCAAGATTCAACGCAGATGCCTTCTACGATACAGACCATGCGAAAATTGGAATG TCTAACGTGGTTGGCGGCCATTTCCTCAAAGAAGATGTCGCCGAATTCGATGCATCCTTCTTCAACTTCACAGCTGAAATTGCGAAA GCGATGGACCCGCAGATTCGATTGCTTCTTGAGTCTGTGTTTGAAACCTCTGAAAACG CCGGCGTACCGCTGCAAAAGTTGGCCGGAAGCGACACTTCAGTGTTCGTGGGGTCTTTTTCCAGGGATTACCATGACAGCCTCTTGCGTGATCCGGACACGCTTCCAAGAACAACCCTCACCGGCAATGGGGTTGCGATGATGTCCAACCGCATTTCTCACTTCTTTGACCTTCGTGGACCGAGCTTGACGACGGACACGGGGTGCTCTGCAAGTTTAGCAGCTCTTCATCTGGCTGTGAACAGCATTCGAAATGGAGAGTCACGGATGGCCATCGTTGGCGCCTCAAATCTCCTTCTGAACCCCGATCCTTTCATCATTATGTCAAGCCTAGG AGTTCTCGGCGCAGATGGTCGATGCTTTGCCTGGGACAGTCGAGCAAACGGCTATGGTCGTGGTGAAGGCATGGCGACGCTTCTGTTGAAGCCTCTCCGGGATGCAATGGCGGACGGCGACCCCATTCACGCGGTGATCCGAGAGACTGCCATCAACCAGGATGGAAAGACTCCGACTATTACCTCCCCGTCATCCGAGGCCCAGGAAGAGTTGATTCGAGCTTGCTATCGCAGAGCCGGCTTGGACCCTGCAAAGACGCCATATGTCGAAGCCCACATGACCGGGACTCCAACGGGCGACCCGATTGAGGCGAAAGCAATCAGTTGTGTCTTTGGCAAAGGTCGGGGCGTCAGCAATCCAGTACTTGTGGGGTCTATCAAGACCAATCTGGGACACCTGGAGGCATCAAGCGGAATAGTGGGTGTTATCAAAGCTATTATGATGCTAAAGCATGGAGTCATCCCTCCGAGTCTGAACTACGAACAAGCGAACCCCAACATCGACATGAACTCACTGGGCGTCCAGGTTCCCACGAGCACGCGGGAGTGGCCCAAAGACATGCCACGCCGTATCTCGGTCAACAATTACGGCTACGGAGGGACGAACGGCCACGTAATCATTGACGGAGCAGTCGAGCACGTCCGTGAATACTCGACGGCAGCTGAGCGGTTCGATCACCCTCGGCTCATCGTCATGAGTAGCAAAGATTTCAATGTCACCAACAGAATGGTCGCCAACCTGAAAGACTACCTTGAGGTTCGAAAGTCATCCGATCAAAAAGTCAGTCTCGATGACCTTGCCTACACTCTTCACGCCCGACGATCACATTTCTCATGGAGAGCGGCCATATCAAGCACAAGCTGCCATGAAGATATCACAGAGGCCCTAGAAGATCCGACCAGGAAGACTGTGGCATTGGCCAAAGAAGCCCCTCGTATCGGGTACGTTTTCAATGGACAAGGCGCTCAGTGGCACGCCATGGGACGAGAGCTCATCGCCATCTATCCTGTCTTTCGGAAGGCTCTTCTGCAAGCCGATATAGTCTTGGAAGACTACGGAGCAGATTGGTCTTTGATAGAAGAGCTCCAACGCGGCGAAAAGTCCACGCGCGTAAACGAGCCTCGTCTCAGTCAGCCCGTTTGCGTTGCCCTCCAGGTCTGCTTGGTTGACCTTCTCAACTCTTGGGGCATCCATCCCAGTGCCGTCGCCAGTCACTCAAGCGGTGAAATCGCCGCAGCATACGCAGCAGGCGCGTTGACGTTTGAGGAAGCCTTGGGCGTGGCCTACTTCCGAGGTCACCTGACAGAGAAGCACCATAGTGCATCTAGGGTTCCTGGAGGCATGATGGCTGTAGGCTTAGGTGCCGAAGATGCATTGTCctaa
- a CDS encoding Type I polyketide synthase: protein MVDHGVSQSTVTVACVNSPSSVTLSGDLDVIERLEKDFSRDQIFARKLKVKSAYHSHHMLPMAQEYLKALQNIIQPKLKWHKIIYSSPVTGDLIDSPEKLDPQHWVNNLLQPVQFSKSFEKMCFATSAEEPAVDFILEVGPHSALAGPIRQICNAPGLKGINLPYASGLTRGRNAGVTMQSAAGALWCAGYPVDIAAVNCQQSRENLRVIADLPPYPWNHSNRFWQESRLNVAHRHRKHVRNELIGSLLPGPASTSPMWRHFLKASDLPWLRDHLVQSDIVYPGAGGIAMAIEALRQFSEVSEESIDGYCLRDIQISNALVIPDTEGGIEIQLSLHPCNSKNLEPGWYEFSLKSPSSDGESWTEHINGYISQRQKPNISITPVPISNGQKADLEKDYSRNVESDVLFARLRKMGLHHGPTFQNMLNIHASDSGSKFQFKVADVKSAGSHLLHPTTLDSIFQGAYAALPVESFQDSMVMPRAIEEIFVSQLITSLPGTRFESLATVNRLDKSGFQSSVSTHDLSVPGTTLLEVKGLFCQAVRGISEGHHSHEPPKLLFKMHWHPDVTLMPLSNLKDPLKYKIDSKELSVNKKLVRAAWYFIQDAIQDLSADETALANMEWYHKSLYTWMQCNYEAGLVGTLTRGSASWAKTSKGMKHMLLDEVASESVNGRLLCRIGRNLPKILRKQAAPLEVMMEGNLLYEFYGKALRCNRSYDQVQKLVHLYSMKNPRAKVLEIGGGTGGCTGSVLKGLSEDTPDGRYRFSTYTFTDVSTGFFEAASKKFASYGDMINFKKLDIETDPVEQSFEAGSYDLIIACQVLHATKNMETTMKHVRKLLKNGGKLVLVETTKDTLDVQLVFGTLSGWWLAEEPERKGGPNLTLSHWGRVLENCGFSGIDLDVRDMEDDANYSFSVMTSTATTTPSYPHEVAILSPLMGVPMNWTNELEKAIQSTTGAITTTSDWTSIDATGKVCIMLVEMIAPFLSRLDREDFMRIQRLLTTARGVLWVTRAGLIDGSEPDMALHSGLLRTLRMEDAGRRYVSLDLETTESPWSTKNAGFIVDVLKTSFDFSFAQQEVDCEYAVRDSLLHVSRIYNHDTENRALAPESVTPEPELKEFKATDPSMDLRMEVGTPGLLDSLRFREVEHCDAALEADQIEIEPRAFGLNFRDVLVALGQLDETIMGYECSGIVTRLGSEAREASGLSIGDRVCAILRGHWATRVSINWPCAVRIPDNMSFEEAATIPMVFATAYYGLYDVGRPARGETILVHAATGGVGQAAVMLAQQRGAKVFVTVGTEAKREFVMKEFCIPKEHIFSSRDTSFGPALMAATNGKGVDVVLNSLAGPLLKETWNCMARFGRFVEIGKRDMEAAKNLDMSPLRRAVSFAAVDVFQLGKYKGGVLQDALCGVMEMFEKKQLRAVAPMTTFSASDVDKAFRLMQSGKHMGKIVVVPKKTDLVKVVSSPKAARLSPDASYLIVGGMGGIGQSIARWMARHLGCRNLIILSRNASKHDDCVPLVAELESLGCRTMVRDCDVSCEADFRRVIADARGRYPPVRGVIQAAMTLNDSIFPNMKYEQWLAATSPKISATWNIHNNLPDLDFLVLLSSLTGLGGNTSQANYSAGGTFQDAFAKYRTSQGLPGVSIDLAAIQEVGFVANTEGVANRLTKTGLADIDEATLHKIVETAIQNPRRPVDLSQLITGILEFDETSTVAWVNDRRFSSVQLNHTGPSGSRGRTDQQPGAAARLSDLLQSATSGMDAVALILDAIVSKLADMFGLDVAEIDKKHPVSKYGVDSLIAVELRNWLVSSAGAETTSIFDVLHSPSLSDLAEKIGEKSRFVASVVKPA from the exons aTGGTGGACCACGGTGTCAGTCAGAGTACTGTGACCGTAGCATGCGTCAATAGTCCCTCAAGCGTCACACTGTCGGGAGATCTTGACGTGATTGAGCGCCTTGAGAAAGACTTTTCTCGGGATCAGATCTTTGCGCGGAAGCTAAAGGTCAAATCGGCGTACCACTCTCACCACATGCTACCGATGGCGCAGGAATACCTAAAGGCTCTTCAAAATATCATTCAGCCAAAGCTTAAGTGGCACAAGATTATTTACTCTTCTCCCGTCACTGGCGACCTCATTGACAGCCCCGAGAAGCTTGACCCCCAGCACTGGGTCAACAATCTGCTCCAGCCGGTGCAATTCTCAAAGTCTTTTGAGAAGATGTGCTTTGCGACGAGTGCCGAGGAACCTGCCGTTGATTTCATTCTAGAAGTCGGTCCGCACTCGGCTCTAGCAGGTCCGATTAGGCAGATATGCAACGCTCCGGGCCTGAAGGGCATCAACCTGCCCTACGCGTCCGGTCTAACCAGAGGCCGGAACGCCGGAGTCACAATGCAATCTGCTGCAGGAGCTTTGTGGTGTGCGGGCTATCCCGTTGATATAGCAGCCGTCAACTGCCAACAATCTCGCGAGAATCTCCGCGTCATCGCAGACCTTCCTCCATACCCCTGGAACCACTCGAACCGTTTCTGGCAAGAATCGCGTTTGAATGTTGCCCATAGGCATCGGAAGCATGTGCGCAACGAACTCATCGGTTCCTTGCTGCCCGGTCCTGCATCTACAAGTCCGATGTGGAGGCATTTTCTCAAGGCTTCTGACTTGCCTTGGCTCCGAGATCATCTTGTGCAGTCGGACATTGTATACCCAGGTGCCGGCGGTATCGCCATGGCGATTGAAGCCCTGCGTCAGTTCTCTGAGGTTTCTGAAGAGTCTATCGATGGATACTGTCTGAGAGATATCCAGATCAGCAACGCATTGGTCATTCCAGACACCGAGGGAGGCATTGAGATCCAGCTATCTTTGCACCCATGCAACAGCAAGAATCTGGAACCAGGCTGGTACGAGTTCTCACTAAAGTCACCAAGCTCTGACGGCGAGTCTTGGACCGAACACATCAACGGCTACATCTCTCAGCGGCAGAAGCCGAATATCTCCATCACTCCGGTGCCAATTTCAAACGGCCAAAAGGCAGATCTCGAGAAAGATTACTCACGCAATGTCGAATCTGACGTCCTCTTTGCACGACTGAGGAAAATGGGACTTCATCATGGCCCGACATTCCAGAATATGCTCAACATCCACGCCAGTGACTCAGGATCGAAATTCCAGTTCAAGGTTGCAGACGTGAAGTCTGCCGGTAGTCATCTGCTCCATCCCACAACGTTGGACTCGATCTTCCAGGGCGCGTATGCTGCCTTGCCTGTCGAGTCTTTCCAGGACTCAATGGTGATGCCCCGGGCCATAGAAGAGATCTTCGTGTCACAACTCATCACCTCATTGCCTGGGACACGGTTCGAGTCCCTTGCAACTGTCAATCGTCTTGACAAATCCGGCTTCCAGTCTTCGGTTTCCACTCACGACCTGTCTGTTCCAGGCACAACCCTTTTAGAAGTCAAGGGTCTCTTTTGCCAGGCTGTGAGAGGTATCAGCGAGGGCCATCATAGCCACGAGCCGCCGAAGCTTCTTTTCAAGATGCATTGGCATCCTGACGTGACGCTCATGCCATTATCAAATTTGAAAGATCCGCTCAAGTATAAGATTGACTCCAAAGAACTTTCCGTAAACAAGAAGCTGGTCCGGGCAGCGTGGTACTTCATCCAAGACGCAATTCAAGACTTGAGTGCAGATGAGACCGCGCTCGCCAATATGGAGTGGTATCACAAATCGCTCTACACCTGGATGCAATGCAACTATGAAGCTGGACTTGTCGGCACCTTGACGCGCGGAAGCGCCTCGTGGGCCAAGACGAGCAAGGGCATGAAGCATATGCTGTTAGATGAGGTTGCTTCGGAGAGTGTGAACGGACGCTTGCTGTGTCGCATCGGCAGAAACCTACCCAAGATCCTGAGAAAGCAAGCTGCGCCGCTGGAAGTCATGATGGAGGGCAATTTGCTCTACGAGTTCTACGGCAAAGCTCTTCGTTGCAATCGATCCTACGACCAAGTACAAAAGCTCGTCCACCTTTACTCGATGAAGAATCCTCGTGCCAAGGTCCTCGAGATTGGAGGCGGAACTGGTGGATGCACAGGATCAGTCCTGAAGGGACTGTCTGAGGATACACCCGACGGCCGGTACCGCTTTTCGACATACACATTCACCGACGTCTCAACTGGATTCTTTGAAGCGGCGTCGAAGAAGTTTGCGAGCTACGGCGACATGATCAACTTCAAGAAGCTTGATATTGAAACCGATCCCGTGGAGCAGTCCTTCGAGGCTGGCTCGTATgacctcatcatcgcctgCCAAGTGCTCCATGCCACCAAGAACatggagacgacgatgaagcaCGTCCGCAAGCTTCTCAAGAATGGGGGAAAGTTGGTCCTCGTCGAAACCACAAAAGACACGCTTGACGTCCAACTTGTCTTTGGGACACTGTCAGGCTGGTGGTTGGCAGAAGAACCCGAACGCAAAGGAGGCCCGAACTTGACCCTCAGCCACTGGGGTCGGGTTCTCGAGAACTGCGGGTTCAGCGGCATCGACTTGGATGTTCGAGACATGGAGGACGACGCGAACTATTCTTTCAGCGTCATGACTTCTACGGCAACCACCACGCCTTCATATCCTCATGAAGTTGCCATCCTCAGCCCACTAATGGGAGTGCCAATGAACTGGACGAATGAGCTTGAGAAAGCGATTCAGTCCACCACGGGTGCTATAACCACGACTTCAGACTGGACGTCTATCGATGCCACGGGCAAGGTGTGCATCATGCTTGTTGAAATGATCGCTCCCTTCTTGAGTCGGCTGGACCGAGAAGATTTCATGCGCATTCAACGTTTGTTGACGACTGCTCGAGGCGTACTGTGGGTGACACGTGCCGGCCTCATCGACGGGTCCGAGCCTGATATGGCTTTACATTCTGGTCTTCTACGAACACTACGAATGGAAGACGCCGGCCGGCGATACGTCTCCCTCGATCTCGAGACTACTGAGTCACCTTGGTCTACCAAAAATGCGGGCTTCATAGTGGACGTTCTCAAGACTTCATTCGACTTCTCTTTCGCCCAGCAGGAGGTCGACTGTGAATACGCTGTTCGGGACTCGCTACTTCATGTGTCCCGTATCTACAACCACGACACGGAGAACAGGGCTTTGGCACCAGAGTCCGTCACGCCCGAGCCAGAGCTCAAGGAGTTCAAGGCCACTGACCCAAGCATGGATCTGAGAATGGAGGTTGGCACCCCTGGGCTTCTAGACTCTTTACGGTTCAGAGAAGTCGAACATTGTGATGCGGCGTTGGAGGCCGACCAGATTGAGATCGAGCCTCGCGCTTTTGGTCTCAACTTCAGGGACGTGCTCGTCGCGCTTGGCCAACTTGACGAGACCATCATGGGCTATGAGTGCAGCGGGATCGTTACTAGACTTGGCTCAGAAGCGAGGGAAGCCAGTGGTCTAAGTATCGGGGACCGAGTTTGCGCCATTCTCCGCGGCCACTGGGCGACCAGGGTCTCTATCAACTGGCCATGTGCCGTTCGGATACCCGATAACATGTCGTTTGAGGAAGCGGCAACGATCCCCATGGTGTTTGCCACGGCGTATTACGGTCTCTACGATGTTGGCAGGCCCGCCAGAGGCGAGACTATACTTGTCCACGCCGCAACCGGGGGAGTCGGGCAAGCTGCCGTGATGCTCGCTCAGCAACGGGGCGCCAAAGTCTTTGTCACAGTTGGCACCGAAGCCAAACGGGAATTTGTGATGAAGGAGTTTTGCATCCCCAAAGAACACATTTTCTCGAGCAGAGACACATCTTTCGGTCCCGCTCTCATGGCAGCCACCAACGGCAAAGGAGTCGATGTCGTCCTCAACTCGCTCGCCGGCCCGCTGCTGAAGGAGACGTGGAACTGCATGGCACGATTTGGTCGCTTTGTGGAGATTGGAAAGCGGGACATGGAAGCAGCGAAAAACCTGGACATGAGCCCTCTACGACGTGCCGTTTCTTTTGCCGCGGTGGACGTATTCCAGCTGGGCAAGTACAAGGGCGGCGTTCTTCAAGACGCCCTCTGCGGCGTCATGGAGATGTTTGAGAAGAAGCAGCTTCGTGCTGTAGCTCCAATGACAACTTTCTCTGCGTCAGATGTAGACAAAGCCTTCAGATTGATGCAGAGCGGCAAGCACATGGGCAAGATAGTTGTAGTACCGAAGAAGACGGACTTGGTCAAG GTTGTTTCTTCTCCAAAAGCAGCACGCCTGTCGCCCGACGCGTCATATCTCATTGtgggcggcatgggcggcatcggccaGTCTATTGCACGATGGATGGCCAGGCATCTCGGTTGCAGGAACCTAATCATTCTTTCCCGGAACGCAAGCAAGCATGACGACTGCGTGCCCCTCGTCGCGGAACTCGAGTCATTAGGATGCAGAACCATGGTCCGAGACTGCGATGTGTCATGTGAAGCTGATTTCAGGCGTGTCATTGCCGATGCTAGGGGGAGATATCCGCCTGTTAGAGGAGTGATACAGGCTGCCATGACATTAAAC GACTCCATCTTCCCGAACATGAAGTATGAACAGtggctggctgccacaaGCCCCAAGATCTCGGCGACGTGGAACATCCACAACAATCTCCCAGATCTCGATTTCCTGGTCCTGCTCTCATCCTTGACGGGCCTTGGGGGCAATACCAGCCAGGCAAACTATTCCGCCGGCGGAACTTTCCAAGACGCCTTCGCCAAATACAGAACCTCGCAAGGCTTGCCCGGAGTTTCTATCGACTTGGCCGCAATCCAGGAagtcggcttcgtcgccaACACTGAAGGGGTTGCGAACCGCTTGACCAAGACTGGTCTCGCTGACATTGACGAAGCTACCCTGCACAAGATCGTTGAGACGGCCATCCAGAACCCGCGCCGGCCAGTCGACCTCAGCCAGCTCATTACGGGAATCTTAGAGTTCGACGAGACCTCCACGGTCGCCTGGGTCAACGACAGGCGCTTCTCATCCGTGCAGTTGAATCACACGGGTCCAAGCGGCTCGCGTGGCCGGACTGACCAGCAACCCGGCGCGGCGGCACGTCTGTCTGACTTGTTGCAGTCCGCGACGAGTGGCATGGACGCAGTGGCCCTCATCCTGGACGCCATCGTCTCAAAGTTGGCCGACATGTTTGGGCTGGACGTGGCCGAAATCGACAAGAAACATCCCGTCTCCAAGTATGGGGTTGACTCGCTCATCGCAGTCGAGTTACGCAATTGGCTGGTCTCCAGCGCCGGGGCCGAGACAACAAGCATATTTGACGTGCTGCATAGCCCAAGCTTGAGTGATTTGGCCGAAAAGATTGGAGAGAAGAGTCGCTTTGTTGCGAGCGTGGTAAAGCCCGCATAG
- a CDS encoding C6 zinc finger domain protein, giving the protein MVRKQKSSSYLAKRTPKSRQPSLDDNVAPPSPTFSNSFELDPTLLFDESNQELGSTIDMNMSQEQGGLLSPSMNLVSEQLGTSSKDNNNSLQYAKEEQNQIDQWLAICSLLSPNGTTEMINMKGGEFSGPWQELGKDTSYCDLIEDSGDDGLSSEETQLDFDMNEGTDIVDESSSTPGLSSPSLDMLLDENFAAHHPVGPQVDHPTASKAQPSRKGTPVAYKMSAPAATSPMSALLESVDTTRKKKTECRCLRLAAHLLEQLGNEGANTEVPTMDGLLNCCREAIKGCESILGCTLCKSRSESMMLLAMAGQYLSSICEKTVRCYVDVAQQAQSPTTPFAGGAAIWFQSYKVESSSVQIQVLRFLVTGQLTEFCQLIGKIKSRVGTRKAHLAPLLGAERRIQCMRTLLMKCDRGDAETL; this is encoded by the exons ATGGTCAGGAAACAAAAGTCCTCGTCTTATTTGGCTAAAAGAACACCGAAATCGCGACAGCCATCACTTGACGATAACGTGGCACCCCCGTCACCCACATTCTCTAATAGCTTCGAGCTAGATCCTACTTTGCTTTTTGACGAGAGCAACCAAGAACTCGGATCGACAATTGACATGAATATGTCGCAGGAGCAAGGTGGGCTCTTAAGCCCCAGTATGAACTTGGTATCTGAACAACTCGGGACAAGCAGCAAAGACAACAATAACAGCCTGCAATATGCTAAAGAGGAGCAAAATCAAATTGACCAATGGCTGGCTATTTGCAGTCTGTTGTCGCCAAACGGAACGACAGAAATGATCAACATGAAGGGTGGAGAGTTCTCTGGCCCTTGGCAGGAGTTAGGGAAAGATACGTCATATTGTGACCTGATCGAGGACAGCGGGGACGACGGGTTGAGCTCAGAAGAGACTCAGCTTGACTTTGACATGAATG AGGGTACTGACATCGTTGATGAATCTTCATCGACACCTGGCTTATCGTCGCCAAGCTTGGACATGCTCCTAGACGAGAACTTCGCGGCACATCACCCAGTGGGACCGCAAGTAGACCATCCGACGGCTAGCAAAGCACAGCCAAGCAGAAAGGGAACACCTGTGGCCTACAAAATGTCGGCACCAGCCGCCACAAGCCCCATGAGCGCGCTGCTGGAAAGCGTGGACACGAcgcggaagaagaaaaccgAGTGCCGTTGCCTGCGGCTCGCAGCGCACCTGCTGGAGCAGCTCGGGAACGAAGGCGCCAACACGGAGGTGCCCACCATGGATGGGCTGCTCAACTGCTGCCGAGAGGCCATCAAAGGGTGTGAATCCATCCTCGGCTGCACCTTGTGCAAATCACGATCGGAGAGCATGATGCTCTTGGCGATGGCCGGGCAGTATCTGAGCAGCATCTGCGAAAAGACTGTCCGCTGCTACGTTGACGTTGCCCAGCAGGCGCAGTCGCCCACGACTCCTTTCGCAGGAGGCGCTGCCATCTGGTTCCAGTCGTACAAAGTCGAAAGTTCGTCGGTCCAGATCCAGGTCTTGCGGTTTCTGGTGACAGGCCAGCTCACCGAGTTTTGCCAGCTGATTGGCAAGATCAAATCGAGAGTTGGGACGAGAAAAGCACACTTGGCACCGCTTCTCGGCGCAGAAAGAAGGATTCAGTGCATGAGGACTTTGTTGATGAAGTGTGACCGCGGGGATGCCGAAACGCTGTAG
- a CDS encoding Cytochrome P450 3A19 has product MDSPISSLHDEKLGFMAVPLIQRPATGWMLKNDLLAYGGVLAIVCPLLLALYNYYFHPIAHVRGPFIASISPGGIIPRAQQKV; this is encoded by the exons ATGGATTCGCCAATCAGTTCCCTTCATGACGAAAAGCTCGGCTTCATGGCTGTGCCCTTAATTCAAAGGCCTGCCACTGGCTGGATGCTCAAAAACGACTTGCTTGCGTACGGGGGTGTTTTG GCTATTGTTTGCCCGCTTTTGCTAGCTCTCTACAACTATTACTTCCATCCCATAGCACATGTCAGAGGCCCTTTCATTGCATCCATATCTCCA GGTGGCATCATTCCTCGTGCTCAACAAAAAGTATAG
- a CDS encoding Benzoate 4-monooxygenase cytochrome P450 yields MILSESTQRPVVRIGPNELSFATEEALKTIHNPGPDSGHFTKQGTIESLLAKLIWAAPNLLTTTDKTAHKRLRTALQPAFTAKALMEQEDIVQHHVNRAVESLGAELTDKTAVSISDHVGKMIWSIVGDLSFGEPLLHDQMSTASRITGFPVHELTDGYRHV; encoded by the exons ATGATATTGAGCGAGTCCACGCAAA GACCCGTTGTTCGAATTGGCCCCAACGAATTGTCGTTCGCAACCGAAGAGGCCCTCAAGACGATCCACAATCCCGGGCCGGACAGCGGCCACTTCACGAAGCAGGGAACCATCGAGTCGCTTCTCGCAAAACTCATTTGGGCCGCGCCGAACCTACTCACGACCACGGATAAGACGGCCCACAAACGGCTCAGAACTGCGTTACAGCCTGCCTTTACGGCTAAGGCGCTGATGGAGCAGGAAGACATCGTCCAGCACCACGTCAACAGGGCTGTCGAGAGCTTAGGCGCAGAACTGACCGACAAAACGGCCGTTAGCATCAGCGATCATGTCGGTAAAATGATCTGGAGTATTGTTGGTGACCTGTCGTTTGGAGAGCCGCTATTGCATGACCAGATGAGTACGGCAAGCCGCATTACCGGGTTCCCCGTGCATGAGCTGACAGACGGATACAGGCACGTATGA
- a CDS encoding Cytochrome P450 3A19, with the protein MKYTYGKGAPLLELFQFLTEIPIFGRLAKLPVMTVPHVFRVPKNFLLMNQLRGCIERQGGRKDFLTAILSAKESAGLTQAEILSNSALFAMVGYDTSATTLSAVFYHVLRGPDHYRRIQKEVRGAYSSVSDITAQSVLRLSYLNACVQETLRLTPPINGRGSHRISPGATIDGLYVPKGVNVSADIWTIQRRPEYWALADKFRPDRWTDNGPGTVFEHDVRTSYRPFLVGPRVCIGREMALQSIRLTVAKIAFVYDLEMANRDTFVWERDAGNDYVWHDYNVLVRKAT; encoded by the exons ATGAAGTACACCTATGGCAAAGGGGCGCCTCTGTTGGAGCTGTTCCAGTTCTTGACCGAAATTCCGATCTTTGGCCGGCTTGCGAAGCTGCCGGTCATGACCGTGCCGCACGTGTTTCGAGTCCCAAAGAACTTTCTTTTGATGAACCAGCTCAGAGG ATGCATCGAACGACAAGGTGGGCGGAAGGACTTCCTCACCGCCATCCTCTCCGCAAAGGAGTCAGCAGGCCTGACCCAAGCTGAAATCCTGAGCAACTCGGCTCTCTTCGC TATGGTTGGTTATGACACCTCCGCCACGACTCTGTCCGCCGTGTTCTACCACGTGCTTCGGGGACCCGACCACTACAGACGGATCCAGAAAGAGGTCCGTGGTGCTTACTCGTCGGTCTCGGATATCACGGCGCAGAGCGTGCTGCGTCTCTCGTACTTGAACGCGTGCGTCCAGGAGACGCTCCGCCTCACGCCGCCCATCAACGGGCGCGGGTCGCACCGCATCTCCCCGGGCGCCACGATCGACGGGCTCTACGTGCCCAAGGGCGTCAACGTGTCGGCCGACATCTGGACGATCCAGCGCAGGCCCGAGTACTGGGCACTCGCGGACAAGTTCAGACCCGACCGGTGGACTGACAACGGCCCGGGGACCGTGTTCGAGCACGACGTTCGGACGAGCTACCGACCCTTCCTGGTGGGACCGCGGGTGTGCATTGGTCGCGAGATGGCGCTGCAATCCATCCGTCTGACCGTGGCCAAGATCGCTTTCGTCTACGACCTGGAGATGGCGAACAGGGACACTTTCGTGTGGGAGAGGGACGCCGGGAACGATTATGTCTGGCACGACTACAATGTTCTGGTGAGGAAGGCTACCTGA